The Halobacterium sp. CBA1132 genome has a segment encoding these proteins:
- a CDS encoding PH domain-containing protein, whose protein sequence is MNGERGETAAVDPAIPVGDTESVVWTGRPRVTVVIPAVVVGLVFAAVGLAGAAASDSWLPVVLVPFGVLVPAWRYLRNRRTQYVITDEALYKKTGVFSRAVSQASLHTVQNSAFSQSLTGSVFGYGSVEFEIAGGGDFTYQRIGDPREIRALVDEAVGRTDSVSGGRRAEQSVPGSVEQWRAVREEVRALHRSLRRRTN, encoded by the coding sequence ATGAACGGGGAGCGCGGCGAGACCGCGGCCGTCGACCCGGCAATTCCGGTCGGCGACACGGAGTCAGTCGTGTGGACGGGACGGCCGCGCGTCACCGTCGTGATTCCGGCCGTCGTTGTCGGACTCGTGTTCGCCGCCGTCGGCCTCGCTGGCGCCGCCGCGAGCGACTCGTGGCTGCCAGTAGTGTTGGTTCCATTCGGAGTACTGGTGCCGGCGTGGCGGTACCTCCGGAACCGCCGCACGCAGTACGTGATTACCGACGAAGCGCTGTACAAGAAGACGGGCGTGTTCTCGCGGGCGGTGTCACAGGCCTCCCTGCACACCGTCCAGAACAGCGCGTTCTCCCAGTCGCTGACCGGGTCGGTGTTCGGCTACGGCTCCGTCGAATTCGAGATTGCTGGCGGCGGCGACTTCACGTACCAGCGAATCGGCGACCCGCGGGAGATTCGCGCGCTCGTCGACGAAGCGGTCGGCCGCACCGACAGCGTCTCCGGCGGCCGGCGCGCCGAGCAGTCGGTTCCGGGGAGCGTCGAGCAGTGGCGGGCGGTCCGCGAGGAAGTCCGAGCGCTCCACCGGAGCCTCCGTCGACGCACGAACTAA
- a CDS encoding helix-turn-helix domain-containing protein, which produces MPDSMSEQLRQDMECEGLLECFHGLKELDRECFQALVDAEEPLTVDDLAAAVDRERSTAYRSVQRLLQTGFIEKEQINYEQGGYYHVYSPNDPGQITDDMQRMLNDWYAKMGQLIQEFESKYEQADGPAPSAES; this is translated from the coding sequence ATGCCAGATTCGATGTCCGAGCAGCTCCGTCAGGACATGGAGTGCGAGGGGCTGCTGGAGTGTTTCCACGGCCTCAAGGAACTCGACAGGGAGTGCTTCCAAGCGCTGGTCGACGCCGAGGAACCGCTGACTGTCGACGACCTCGCGGCGGCCGTCGACCGGGAGCGCTCGACGGCGTACCGGTCGGTCCAGCGCCTCCTCCAGACGGGCTTCATCGAGAAGGAGCAAATCAACTACGAGCAGGGCGGCTACTACCACGTCTACTCGCCGAACGACCCCGGGCAGATTACCGACGACATGCAGCGGATGCTCAACGACTGGTACGCGAAGATGGGGCAACTCATCCAGGAGTTCGAGTCGAAGTACGAGCAGGCTGACGGGCCCGCTCCGTCCGCGGAGAGCTAA
- a CDS encoding PAS domain S-box protein has translation MAAGIQILHVDDEPGFADMTREFLTRRDDRFSVHTATSPSEGLSYLRENRVDCVISDHDMPGKNGIEFLEAVREQRPNLPFILFTGKGSEAVASEAISAGVTDYLQKEDGTSQYAVLANRIVNAVEQTRVRRQVEATEEKLTQLAGKTDDILYMFDADWSEVLFVNSAFEDIWGLSTSELEADATAFLKRVHPADRPDVQRALERVSDGEAVEIEYRVQRPDDDQRWVRADSKPILDDGGVERIIGFVRDITEQKTHERELREERAFVDQTLDALDDVFFVFDTDFQMRRWNEQVVNVTGYPDDAVAEMEPVEFVPDEQRCRIRNAIEEMMETGTATVQADLLTNAGERQPYEFVITRLVDDDGAELGFAGVGRDISGKNARKAELERAHDLLEQAERIADVGGWEIDAESSAVFWTEHLFDILGVDRDEEPPLDEALDVYHEDDRKLVEDAISRARERQEQFDVTVRFRRPDGEVGWLRIQGMPAVEDGEVVSLRGAVQDVTEQRQREQELEQARQDYEALFNGMNDMAWVIDTDGEFVAANDAAVEETGYSRAELLSMSPSDIDAAHEESEVMTLINRLPDHGTQVFETVHETSDGREIPVEISSSLVSYRGERAALSIARDITDRKHREEQLEQFASVVSHDLRNPLTVAKGRLELARADGDSEHVEEAIESLGRMDRLIEDVLTLARQGEAARDREPVALDSLAEEAWRHVASADAELQVETSQRVLADRSRLQQLTENLLANATEHGGTGVTITVGDLDDGFYVEDDGSGVPDGDHEDIFEAGYSASPDGTGFGLSIVEQIADGHDWRIEATDGSDGGARFEITEVESDT, from the coding sequence ATGGCCGCCGGCATCCAGATTCTGCACGTCGATGACGAGCCGGGGTTCGCAGACATGACCCGGGAGTTTCTCACGCGCCGGGACGATCGATTCAGCGTACACACGGCCACGAGTCCGTCGGAGGGGCTCTCGTACCTCCGCGAGAATCGAGTGGATTGCGTCATCTCGGACCACGACATGCCGGGGAAGAACGGCATCGAGTTCCTCGAAGCCGTCCGCGAGCAGCGCCCGAACCTCCCGTTTATTCTCTTCACGGGGAAGGGCAGCGAAGCCGTTGCAAGCGAAGCGATATCTGCCGGCGTCACCGACTACCTCCAGAAGGAGGACGGCACCAGCCAGTACGCCGTCCTCGCGAATCGCATCGTCAACGCCGTCGAACAGACCCGCGTCAGGCGGCAGGTCGAGGCGACAGAGGAGAAGCTCACGCAGCTCGCGGGGAAAACGGACGACATCCTCTACATGTTCGACGCGGACTGGAGCGAGGTGCTGTTCGTCAACTCCGCGTTCGAGGACATCTGGGGGCTGTCGACGAGTGAACTCGAAGCAGACGCGACGGCGTTCCTGAAGCGCGTTCACCCCGCGGACCGCCCCGACGTGCAGCGGGCGCTGGAGCGCGTCTCCGACGGCGAAGCGGTGGAAATCGAGTACCGCGTGCAGCGGCCGGACGACGACCAGCGGTGGGTTCGCGCCGACAGCAAGCCGATTCTGGACGACGGCGGCGTCGAACGAATCATCGGGTTCGTCCGGGACATCACCGAGCAGAAGACCCACGAGCGCGAACTCCGCGAGGAGCGCGCGTTCGTCGACCAGACGCTGGACGCGCTCGACGACGTCTTCTTCGTCTTCGACACGGACTTCCAGATGCGCCGGTGGAACGAGCAAGTCGTGAACGTGACGGGCTATCCCGACGACGCCGTCGCGGAGATGGAGCCAGTCGAGTTCGTTCCCGACGAGCAGCGATGCCGTATTCGGAACGCCATCGAGGAGATGATGGAGACGGGGACCGCGACGGTGCAAGCCGACCTCCTCACGAACGCCGGCGAACGACAGCCCTACGAGTTCGTCATCACTCGCCTCGTCGACGACGACGGGGCGGAACTGGGGTTCGCGGGCGTCGGCCGCGACATCTCCGGGAAGAACGCGCGGAAGGCGGAACTCGAACGCGCCCACGACCTCCTCGAGCAAGCCGAACGCATCGCGGACGTCGGCGGCTGGGAGATCGACGCGGAGTCCTCCGCGGTGTTCTGGACCGAGCACCTCTTCGACATCCTCGGCGTAGACCGCGACGAGGAACCACCGCTGGACGAGGCGCTCGACGTCTACCACGAGGACGACCGGAAACTTGTCGAGGACGCGATTTCGCGGGCGCGCGAACGGCAAGAGCAGTTCGACGTGACCGTGCGGTTCCGACGGCCGGACGGCGAGGTCGGGTGGCTCCGCATTCAGGGGATGCCAGCCGTCGAGGACGGCGAGGTGGTGTCGCTCCGGGGCGCCGTCCAAGACGTCACCGAGCAGCGGCAGCGAGAACAGGAGCTAGAGCAGGCGCGACAGGACTACGAGGCGCTGTTCAACGGGATGAACGACATGGCGTGGGTCATCGACACGGACGGCGAGTTCGTCGCTGCCAACGACGCTGCCGTCGAAGAGACCGGGTATTCGAGGGCCGAACTCCTGTCGATGAGTCCCTCCGACATCGACGCGGCCCACGAGGAGAGCGAGGTGATGACGCTCATCAATCGGCTGCCCGACCACGGGACGCAGGTGTTCGAGACCGTCCACGAGACCAGCGACGGGCGAGAGATTCCCGTCGAAATCAGCTCGAGTCTCGTCTCCTACCGCGGCGAGCGCGCGGCGTTGAGCATCGCGCGAGACATCACGGACCGGAAGCACCGCGAGGAGCAACTCGAACAGTTCGCGTCCGTGGTCAGCCACGACCTCCGCAACCCGCTCACGGTGGCGAAGGGGCGACTGGAACTCGCGCGGGCGGACGGCGACAGCGAACACGTCGAGGAGGCAATCGAGTCGCTGGGTCGGATGGACCGTCTCATCGAGGACGTGCTCACGCTGGCGCGGCAGGGCGAAGCGGCACGCGACCGGGAGCCAGTGGCGCTCGATTCGCTCGCAGAGGAGGCGTGGCGCCACGTCGCGAGCGCGGACGCCGAGCTACAGGTCGAGACCTCACAGCGGGTTCTGGCGGATCGGAGCCGCCTCCAACAGCTCACGGAGAACCTCCTCGCGAACGCCACCGAACACGGTGGCACCGGCGTCACGATCACGGTCGGCGACCTCGACGACGGGTTCTACGTGGAGGACGACGGCTCCGGCGTGCCCGACGGCGACCACGAGGACATCTTCGAAGCGGGCTACTCGGCGTCTCCGGATGGGACCGGCTTCGGTCTGAGCATCGTCGAGCAGATCGCGGACGGCCACGACTGGCGCATCGAGGCCACCGACGGGTCGGACGGCGGCGCCCGGTTCGAAATCACCGAGGTCGAATCCGACACCTGA
- a CDS encoding DUF302 domain-containing protein, with protein MLPIDPADIDPEDYGEAQATLEMDHDEAVEHVREVFTDAGFGIPVEFSPSEMLNEKVDADRDPYYVLGACNPEFADRALDATDNRLGALMPCNVVVWEEAPGQQRVYHVSIMRIARLLGLDTDEDAMTDIIAETGELVDEAFENL; from the coding sequence ATGCTCCCTATCGACCCCGCAGACATCGACCCCGAGGACTACGGCGAGGCGCAGGCGACGCTGGAGATGGACCACGACGAGGCAGTCGAGCACGTGCGCGAGGTGTTCACGGACGCCGGGTTCGGCATCCCCGTGGAGTTCTCGCCCTCGGAGATGCTCAACGAGAAAGTCGACGCGGACCGCGACCCGTACTACGTGCTCGGCGCGTGCAACCCCGAGTTCGCCGACCGCGCGCTCGACGCGACCGACAACCGACTCGGCGCGCTGATGCCGTGCAACGTCGTCGTCTGGGAGGAAGCGCCCGGCCAACAGCGCGTCTACCACGTCTCGATTATGCGCATCGCACGCCTCCTCGGTCTCGACACCGACGAGGACGCCATGACCGACATCATCGCCGAAACCGGCGAACTCGTGGACGAAGCCTTCGAGAACCTCTGA
- a CDS encoding sulfurtransferase TusA family protein, which translates to MSAEYDIAETLDVKGASCPMPVVKTKGAIDDLAAGDVLEVLATDSGSMSDIDGWASGTSGVELVAQEEGDDVYKHYVRKTE; encoded by the coding sequence ATGAGTGCAGAATACGACATCGCGGAGACGCTCGACGTGAAAGGCGCATCGTGTCCCATGCCTGTGGTGAAGACGAAGGGGGCAATCGACGACCTCGCTGCCGGCGACGTCCTCGAAGTGCTGGCCACGGATTCCGGCAGTATGAGCGACATCGACGGCTGGGCATCCGGAACGAGTGGCGTCGAACTCGTCGCCCAAGAGGAAGGCGACGACGTGTACAAACACTACGTGCGCAAGACGGAGTGA
- a CDS encoding FAD-dependent oxidoreductase, whose amino-acid sequence MNETVDDVTIVGGGDVGLLTALGIQQMNPSVAVSVVDDFQTEIPQVGKSTYREIQNILHGALELDEHEFISAVKPIWKASVYFRDWCDYPAFQFPFDAPAKYPDANTPNAVEHFYHHYDESYDNPDHRTRGEQILAQGKSPWYYGPGGDLDKYDKVAYHLDTERFNGFLRQRCRERGISLVDDEITDVETTESRIDAVHSEQQRYEADLYVDATGFNRVLRREQDAVFRDFEFPLDAALNVRIDRSLSDVVPATVVETGDHGWFWQIDTYDNRDLGYVFATEYADEQTAMAEFREFVADVAPGDDSDAPIVTEADVDRYDFESGYYDRAWVQNCVTIGNAQGFVEPLQSTALTANASLAVRFANLLSSHGRVADDAIRSAFNETVRRTWESIRDFVGIHYEYASGETEFWQAVASLDVSPRTDSVAEEFDRYGFNWNVDVADDDFAELDVFALPDFYTVMRNMGATSAFYETNDFEVSDSVADEREQFYRDVEQNVESDHLTVEELYKGIMNF is encoded by the coding sequence ATGAACGAGACGGTAGACGACGTAACTATCGTGGGCGGCGGCGACGTCGGGCTACTGACGGCGCTCGGTATCCAGCAGATGAACCCGAGCGTGGCCGTCTCCGTCGTCGACGACTTCCAAACGGAGATTCCACAGGTCGGGAAGAGCACGTACCGCGAAATCCAGAACATCCTCCACGGCGCGCTCGAACTGGACGAACACGAGTTCATCTCCGCGGTGAAGCCGATATGGAAGGCGTCGGTGTACTTCCGCGACTGGTGTGACTACCCGGCCTTCCAGTTCCCGTTCGACGCGCCGGCGAAGTACCCGGATGCAAACACGCCGAACGCCGTCGAACACTTCTACCACCACTACGACGAGAGCTACGACAACCCCGACCACCGCACGAGGGGCGAGCAGATTCTCGCACAGGGCAAGTCGCCGTGGTACTACGGCCCCGGCGGCGACCTCGACAAGTACGACAAGGTCGCCTACCACCTCGACACCGAGCGATTCAACGGGTTCCTGCGCCAGCGCTGCCGGGAGCGCGGAATCTCGCTTGTCGACGACGAAATCACCGACGTCGAGACGACTGAATCGCGCATCGACGCCGTGCACAGCGAACAGCAGCGCTACGAGGCGGACCTCTACGTCGACGCGACCGGGTTCAACCGCGTCCTCCGGCGCGAGCAGGACGCCGTGTTCCGGGACTTCGAGTTCCCGCTGGACGCGGCGCTCAACGTCCGCATCGACCGTTCGCTGTCCGACGTGGTTCCGGCGACGGTCGTCGAGACTGGCGACCACGGGTGGTTCTGGCAGATCGACACGTACGACAACCGCGACCTCGGGTACGTCTTCGCCACCGAGTACGCCGACGAGCAGACGGCGATGGCGGAGTTCCGCGAGTTCGTCGCGGACGTCGCTCCCGGCGACGATTCCGACGCCCCAATCGTCACTGAAGCGGATGTCGACAGGTACGACTTCGAGTCCGGCTACTACGACCGCGCGTGGGTACAGAACTGCGTGACTATCGGGAACGCCCAGGGGTTCGTCGAACCGCTACAGTCGACCGCGCTCACCGCGAACGCGTCGCTGGCGGTGCGGTTCGCGAACCTGCTGTCCTCGCACGGCCGTGTCGCCGACGACGCGATTCGGTCGGCGTTCAACGAGACGGTCCGCCGCACGTGGGAGTCCATCCGCGACTTCGTCGGTATCCACTACGAGTACGCGTCGGGCGAAACCGAGTTCTGGCAGGCCGTGGCGTCGCTTGATGTCAGCCCCCGCACGGACAGCGTCGCCGAGGAGTTCGACCGATACGGGTTCAACTGGAATGTCGACGTGGCCGACGACGACTTCGCGGAACTGGACGTCTTCGCGCTGCCGGACTTCTACACCGTCATGCGGAACATGGGCGCCACCTCGGCGTTCTACGAGACCAACGACTTCGAGGTGAGCGACAGCGTCGCGGACGAGCGCGAGCAGTTCTACCGGGACGTCGAACAGAACGTCGAGAGCGACCACCTGACGGTCGAGGAACTCTACAAGGGCATCATGAACTTCTAG
- a CDS encoding YeeE/YedE family protein produces MVTDPLLVQLAAELFPNGVSRYAIGGLLVGLGAVVIYLGTGISAGASTFLESTLSYVSDQSRFQRYVASRDWRLVFTLGIVLGAAVYAVVFQGGAWTTDVQPWRLLVGGVFVGVGTRVGKGCTSGHGICGVGSASKTSLVGVFVFLSVAIVTAQVVAALGVSP; encoded by the coding sequence ATGGTAACTGACCCACTCCTCGTCCAACTGGCAGCCGAGCTGTTCCCGAACGGTGTCAGTCGCTACGCCATCGGCGGACTGCTCGTCGGCCTCGGCGCCGTCGTCATCTACCTCGGCACCGGCATCAGCGCCGGCGCGAGCACGTTCTTGGAGTCGACGCTGTCGTACGTCTCCGACCAGTCGCGGTTCCAGCGCTACGTCGCGTCGCGGGACTGGCGGCTCGTGTTCACGCTGGGTATCGTCCTCGGCGCGGCTGTGTACGCGGTCGTCTTCCAAGGCGGCGCGTGGACGACGGACGTGCAGCCGTGGCGGCTGCTCGTCGGCGGCGTCTTCGTCGGCGTCGGCACGCGCGTCGGGAAGGGCTGTACGTCCGGGCACGGTATCTGCGGCGTCGGCTCGGCGTCGAAGACGTCCCTCGTGGGGGTCTTCGTGTTCCTCTCGGTCGCTATCGTGACCGCGCAAGTGGTCGCCGCACTCGGGGTGAGCCCGTAG
- a CDS encoding MBL fold metallo-hydrolase codes for MNADDFPTPDVEVASVEPESLKDRIDADEDVTLLDARMQSDYEEWHIDGENVTSINVPYFQFLDDDIDEDVLDRIPDDRDVTVVCAKGGASEYVAGTLAERGYDVHHVGDGMNGWARIYDAVEVTGYDGPGTLVQYQRPSSGCLGYLLYDDGEAAIIDPLRAFTDRYLADAAELRSASPASQARQDAEELGVDLQYALDTHVHADHISGVRDLVEEGVEGVVPEAAVDRGVTYADDLTTAADGDTFEVGDATIEAVYTPGHTTGMTSYLVGDSLLATGDGLFVESVARPDLEEGDDGAPDAARTLYESLQERVLTLPDDTLIGGAHFSDTADPADDGTYTATLGDLVAEMDALTMEEDEFVDLVLSDMPPRPANYEDIIATNLGQNAVGDDEAFTLELGPNNCAASQDSLAGD; via the coding sequence ATGAACGCTGATGACTTCCCGACTCCCGACGTCGAAGTCGCGTCGGTCGAGCCGGAATCGCTGAAGGACCGCATCGACGCCGACGAGGACGTCACGCTCCTCGACGCGCGGATGCAATCCGACTACGAGGAGTGGCACATCGACGGCGAGAACGTCACCTCGATCAACGTCCCGTACTTCCAGTTCCTCGACGACGACATCGACGAGGACGTCCTCGACCGCATTCCCGACGACCGCGACGTGACCGTCGTGTGCGCGAAGGGCGGCGCCAGCGAGTACGTCGCGGGCACGCTCGCGGAACGCGGGTACGACGTCCACCACGTCGGAGACGGGATGAACGGCTGGGCGCGCATCTACGACGCCGTCGAAGTCACCGGCTACGACGGCCCCGGCACGCTCGTTCAGTACCAGCGCCCCTCCTCGGGCTGTCTCGGCTACCTCCTCTACGACGACGGGGAAGCCGCGATTATCGACCCGCTGCGCGCGTTCACCGACCGCTACCTCGCGGACGCCGCGGAACTCCGTTCCGCGAGCCCTGCCTCGCAGGCTCGGCAGGACGCCGAGGAACTCGGCGTCGACCTGCAGTACGCGCTGGACACGCACGTTCACGCCGACCACATCTCGGGCGTGCGTGACCTCGTCGAGGAAGGTGTCGAGGGCGTCGTCCCCGAAGCGGCCGTCGACCGCGGCGTCACGTATGCAGACGACCTGACTACTGCCGCGGACGGCGACACCTTCGAGGTCGGGGACGCGACCATCGAGGCCGTCTACACGCCCGGCCACACCACCGGCATGACCTCTTACCTCGTCGGCGACAGCCTGCTCGCGACCGGCGACGGCCTGTTCGTCGAGAGCGTCGCGCGCCCCGATTTGGAGGAGGGCGACGACGGCGCACCCGACGCCGCGCGCACACTCTACGAGTCCCTGCAGGAGCGCGTGCTGACGCTGCCCGACGACACGCTGATCGGGGGCGCACACTTCAGTGATACCGCAGACCCTGCGGACGACGGCACGTACACCGCCACTCTCGGCGACCTCGTCGCGGAGATGGACGCACTCACGATGGAGGAAGACGAGTTCGTCGACCTCGTGCTCTCGGACATGCCGCCGCGGCCGGCCAACTACGAGGATATCATCGCGACAAACCTCGGGCAGAACGCCGTCGGCGACGACGAAGCGTTCACGCTCGAACTCGGCCCGAACAACTGCGCGGCGAGCCAAGACTCGCTCGCGGGGGACTGA
- a CDS encoding class I SAM-dependent methyltransferase — protein sequence MGHHTFDASRADKLEDAARRYRFLSAEELLGALALDPSDTVVDLGSGTGFYTDDVAPHARTVYAVDVQDAMRDYYREKGVPENVELVTSGVDELPFDTGRLDAALSTMTYHEFASADAHDEIARVLGDTGTLVVADWAASGDGAAGPPLEERFAATDAADALRDSGFDVESLAVRPETFVVVAHPN from the coding sequence ATGGGCCACCACACGTTCGACGCGTCCCGCGCCGACAAACTCGAAGACGCGGCGCGTCGGTACCGGTTCCTCTCGGCGGAGGAACTGCTCGGTGCGCTGGCGCTCGACCCGAGCGACACAGTCGTCGACCTCGGGAGCGGCACCGGCTTCTACACTGACGACGTCGCGCCCCACGCTCGAACAGTGTACGCGGTGGACGTGCAGGACGCGATGCGCGACTACTACCGCGAGAAGGGCGTCCCCGAGAACGTCGAACTCGTGACCAGCGGCGTCGACGAACTGCCCTTCGACACCGGGCGTCTCGACGCGGCGCTGTCCACGATGACCTACCACGAGTTCGCGAGCGCGGACGCCCACGACGAAATCGCGCGAGTGCTCGGTGACACCGGAACGCTCGTCGTCGCGGACTGGGCGGCCAGCGGCGACGGGGCCGCTGGCCCGCCACTCGAAGAACGTTTCGCCGCGACGGACGCGGCGGACGCGCTCCGCGACAGCGGGTTCGACGTCGAATCGCTGGCCGTTCGCCCCGAGACGTTCGTCGTGGTCGCGCACCCGAACTGA
- a CDS encoding DsrE/DsrF/DrsH-like family protein produces MSTDTSDASTDDAPSRAELAARVDELEDALADATDGDDTEKMSIISTKGTLDMAYPPLILASTAAAFGYDVTVFHTFWGLEILHEERSKNLKLSSVGNPNMPVPNAVAALPGMDRVTTKMMEKKIDDNGTASIEELVETSLDMGVEFQACQMTIDLLDYDEEDFYDGVTVGVGAATALQDMADADIQLLV; encoded by the coding sequence ATGAGCACGGACACATCCGACGCGTCGACGGACGACGCCCCCTCGCGCGCGGAACTCGCTGCACGCGTCGACGAACTCGAAGACGCGCTCGCCGACGCTACCGACGGCGACGACACCGAGAAGATGAGCATCATCTCCACGAAGGGCACCCTCGACATGGCGTACCCGCCGCTCATCCTCGCCAGCACCGCGGCCGCGTTCGGCTACGACGTGACCGTCTTCCACACGTTCTGGGGGCTGGAGATTCTCCACGAGGAGCGCTCGAAGAACCTCAAGCTCAGTTCCGTCGGCAACCCCAACATGCCGGTGCCGAACGCCGTCGCCGCGCTCCCCGGCATGGACCGCGTGACGACGAAGATGATGGAGAAGAAAATCGACGACAACGGCACCGCCTCCATCGAGGAACTGGTCGAGACCAGCCTCGACATGGGCGTGGAGTTCCAGGCCTGTCAGATGACCATCGACCTGCTGGATTACGACGAAGAGGACTTCTACGACGGCGTCACCGTCGGTGTCGGCGCGGCGACGGCCCTCCAAGACATGGCCGACGCGGACATCCAACTACTCGTCTGA
- a CDS encoding PH domain-containing protein, with product MSQPSQLDPAAMDWLTLDDDEEVVWSGKPHKSSLIPALVVGIPLSIVLVGLLIIASAYLYRENTQYVVTLDALYRKSGVLSRDVQRIDFGKVQNTSYSQGFFGTRFGYGNVDISTAGGSGVEMQFQSVPDPRHVQEAINKRVKATQGDSTPENGETKADVLDDILEELRGIRTTLDAQSAPESDATRASTETGMFDEDPDARSTDE from the coding sequence ATGTCCCAGCCCTCCCAGTTGGACCCCGCCGCGATGGACTGGCTGACCCTCGACGACGACGAAGAAGTCGTCTGGTCGGGGAAACCCCACAAGAGCAGTCTCATCCCCGCGCTCGTCGTCGGCATCCCGCTCTCGATAGTGCTGGTCGGCCTGCTCATCATCGCCTCCGCGTACCTCTACCGCGAGAACACGCAGTACGTCGTCACTTTGGACGCGCTCTACCGGAAGTCCGGCGTCCTCTCGCGCGACGTCCAACGCATCGACTTCGGGAAAGTCCAGAACACGTCCTACAGTCAGGGATTCTTCGGCACCCGATTCGGGTACGGGAACGTCGACATCTCCACCGCCGGCGGCTCCGGCGTCGAGATGCAGTTCCAGTCCGTCCCCGACCCGCGACACGTCCAAGAGGCCATCAACAAGCGCGTGAAAGCCACGCAGGGCGACTCGACGCCCGAGAACGGCGAGACCAAGGCGGACGTGCTCGACGACATTCTCGAAGAACTCCGCGGCATCCGGACGACACTGGACGCACAGTCGGCGCCCGAGAGCGACGCCACGCGAGCGTCCACCGAGACGGGGATGTTCGACGAGGACCCGGATGCGCGCTCTACCGACGAATGA
- a CDS encoding DUF2270 domain-containing protein codes for MTETTETRSDPSESERRDVGAGLLDENMGPSSAMAHLYRGEVHRMKLWRERLDRTTNWAVIVMAAILTWAFSSPDNPHYIILVGLATLGVFLVVEARRYRGYDIWRSRVRTLQENVWSVGLDPSENAADADWRAELAADYRSPAIKITAEEAIAHRLRRIYLPLFAVLLLAWFIRITAFSTEVWLQTAAIGMIPGIVVVGAVVASFAAAVAVAFRPRTWHARGELRDEDLRKKP; via the coding sequence ATGACCGAGACCACTGAGACGCGTTCCGATCCGTCGGAGTCGGAACGCCGCGACGTCGGCGCCGGACTGCTCGACGAGAACATGGGACCGAGTTCGGCGATGGCCCACCTCTACCGGGGGGAAGTCCACCGGATGAAACTCTGGCGCGAGCGCCTCGACCGGACGACCAACTGGGCGGTCATCGTGATGGCGGCCATCCTCACGTGGGCGTTCTCCAGTCCGGACAACCCACACTACATCATCCTCGTGGGGTTGGCGACGCTGGGCGTCTTCCTCGTCGTGGAGGCGCGCCGGTACCGCGGCTACGACATCTGGCGCTCCCGAGTTCGCACCCTCCAAGAGAACGTCTGGTCGGTCGGCCTCGACCCGAGTGAGAACGCCGCCGACGCGGACTGGCGAGCCGAACTCGCGGCGGACTACCGGAGTCCCGCCATCAAGATTACAGCGGAGGAAGCGATTGCGCACCGCCTCCGGCGGATTTACCTCCCGCTGTTCGCGGTGCTCCTCCTCGCGTGGTTCATCCGCATCACCGCGTTCTCGACAGAGGTGTGGCTCCAGACGGCCGCTATCGGGATGATTCCCGGTATCGTCGTTGTCGGGGCCGTGGTCGCCTCCTTCGCTGCCGCCGTCGCGGTTGCGTTCCGCCCGCGGACGTGGCACGCGAGAGGCGAACTCCGCGACGAGGACCTCCGCAAGAAACCGTAA
- a CDS encoding YeeE/YedE family protein yields MPETRASRNESAGTERHPAFAPLILVGGLIFGFGLAYSRMARPEVVLDFLQFEDFGLVFVMFGGAAVTGAAYFLAPRLLGRAPLTGDSFQRRLKSLDRNVLVGGTVFGVGWGISGICPGAAYASLGIGNVAILWALAGMFLGAYLQGYWRSRS; encoded by the coding sequence GTGCCCGAGACGCGTGCGTCCCGGAACGAGTCAGCGGGAACCGAGCGCCATCCCGCGTTCGCGCCGTTGATTCTGGTCGGCGGCCTCATCTTCGGCTTCGGGTTGGCGTACAGCCGGATGGCGCGACCGGAGGTCGTTCTCGACTTCCTCCAGTTCGAGGACTTCGGGCTGGTGTTCGTGATGTTCGGCGGCGCCGCTGTGACCGGCGCGGCGTACTTCCTCGCGCCGCGGCTGCTCGGTCGCGCGCCGCTGACCGGCGATAGCTTCCAGCGCCGACTGAAGTCCCTCGACAGGAACGTCCTCGTCGGCGGCACCGTATTCGGCGTCGGCTGGGGGATCTCGGGCATCTGTCCGGGCGCCGCCTACGCGAGCCTCGGCATCGGGAACGTCGCCATCCTGTGGGCGCTCGCCGGGATGTTCCTCGGGGCGTACCTACAGGGGTACTGGCGAAGCCGGAGCTAA